In the genome of Mycteria americana isolate JAX WOST 10 ecotype Jacksonville Zoo and Gardens chromosome 7, USCA_MyAme_1.0, whole genome shotgun sequence, one region contains:
- the ZNF639 gene encoding zinc finger protein 639, whose translation MNEHPKKRKRKTLHPSRYSDSSGATKYIDNSGIFSDHCYSVCSMKQPDIKFSENRGRFHSPVHSLDTDDDGSPVHAGTSQWSGSHSNVVGLHYTDPKKKDKDKGTNNGMCRDLCDSPIFSDSPTEEEKPLDIQTVEISTTEVNAVEVHDIETQTVSPEKLEAEDLEEIPLETCKIFEKNQALNITAQQKWPLLRANSSGLYKCELCDFNSKYFSDLKQHMILKHKTCTDTHVCKVCKESFSSKVQLIEHVKLHEEDPYICKYCDYKTVIFENLSQHIADTHFNDHLYWCEQCDMQFSSSSELYLHFQEHSCDEQYLCQFCEHETNDPEDLHSHVVNEHACRLIELSDSYNNKERGQYSLINKISFDKCKNFFVCQVCGFRSRLHTNVNRHVAIEHTKIFPHVCDDCGKGFSGMLEYCKHLSSHLSEGIYLCQYCEYSTGQIEDLKTHLDFRHSADLPHKCTDCLMRFGNEKDLLSHLQIHETA comes from the exons ATGAATGAACAtcctaaaaagaggaaaaggaagactcTACATCCTTCTCGATATTCAG attcttcAGGTGCAACCAAATACATAGACAACAGTGGGATTTTTTCTGACCACTGTTACAGCGTCTGTTCTATGAAACAGCCAGATataaagttttctgaaaacagag gtaGATTCCACAGTCCTGTGCATAGCCTAGACACAGATGATGATGGGAGTCCAGTGCATGCTGGGACTTCTCAGTGGAGTGGGTCACATTCAAACGTTGTGGGGTTGCACTATACAGACCCTAAAAAGAAGGATAAAG ATAAAGGCACTAATAATGGAATGTGCAGAGACTTATGTGATTCACCTATATTCAGTGACAGCCCTACAGAAGAGGAGAAACCTCTAGATATTCAAACTGTAGAAATTTCTACAACAGAAGTGAATGCTGTAGAAGTTCACGATATAGAAACACAAACTGTGTCACCTGAGAAGCTAGAAGCTGAGGACCTAGAGGAAATCCCTCTGGAAACCTgtaaaatctttgaaaagaacCAGGCTTTGAATATCACAGCTCAACAGAAATGGCCTTTGCTGAGAGCCAACAGCAGTGGCTTATACAAGTGTGAGCTCTGTGACTTTAATAGCAAGTACTTTTCTGATTTAAAGCAGCACATGATCCTGAAGCATAAGACATGTACAGACACTCATGTCTGTAAAGTTTGTAAAGAAAGCTTCTCCAGCAAAGTGCAGCTCATTGAACATGTAAAACTACATGAGGAGGATCCATACATCTGTAAATATTGTGATTACAAAACAGTGATATTTGAGAATCTGAGTCAGCACATAGCAGACACTCACTTCAATGACCACCTGTATTGGTGTGAGCAGTGCGATATGCAGTTCTCCTCAAGCAGCGAGTTGTACCTGCACTTCCAGGAACACAGCTGTGACGAGCAGTATTTGTGTCAGTTCTGTGAGCATGAAACAAATGATCCAGAAGATCTCCATAGCCATGTGGTGAATGAACATGCGTGTCGACTGATAGAGTTAAGCGACAGCTATAATAACAAGGAGCGCGGACAGTACAGTCTCATAAACAAAATCAGTTTTGACAAGTGCAAAAACTTCTTTGTATGCCAAGTGTGTGGCTTTAGGAGCAGGCTGCATACAAATGTCAACAGGCACGTAGCAATTGAACACACCAAAATATTCCCTCATGTTTGTGATGACTGTGGGAAGGGCTTTTCAGGTATGTTGGAATATTGCAAGCATTTAAGCTCTCATTTATCTGAAGGGATTTATTTGTGTCAGTACTGTGAATATTCAACAGGACAGATTGAAGACCTTAAAACTCATTTGGATTTCAGGCATTCAGCAGACTTGCCTCATAAATGTACCGATTGTTTAATGAGgtttggaaatgaaaaagatcttTTAAGTCATCTTCAGATACATGAGACAGCTTGA